One stretch of Agelaius phoeniceus isolate bAgePho1 chromosome 15, bAgePho1.hap1, whole genome shotgun sequence DNA includes these proteins:
- the ARSI gene encoding arylsulfatase I — MAVYALTGFSLVSLLSFGYLSWDWMKPSLVADVATDPMEKSPPPTFTRPPHIIFILTDDQGYHDIGYHGSDIQTPTLDRLAAEGVKLENYYIQPICTPSRSQLITGRYQIHTGLQHSIIRPRQPNCLPLDQVTLPQKLQEAGYSTHMVGKWHLGFYKKECLPTRRGFDTFLGSLTGNVDYYTYDNCDGPDVCGYDLHEGEDVAWDQSGKYSTFLYAQRVSKILASHSPKEPIFIYVAFQAVHTPLQSPKEYIYRYRSMGNVARRKYAAMVTCMDEAVKNITWALKKHGYYDNSVMVFSTDNGGQTFSGGSNWPLRGRKGTYWEGGVRGIGFVHSPLIKRKRRTSWALIHITDWYPTLVSLARGNLSNVQGLDGYDVWPAISEGKESPRTEILHNIDPLYNHAKYGSLEDGFGIWNTAVQASIRVGEWKLLTGDPGYSDWIPPQTLTNFPGSWWNLERLTNGLRKSVWLFNITADPYERYDLSEQRPDVVRSLLMRLVHYNRTAIPVRYPAENPRAHPDFNGGAWGPWATEDEGEEWEGGRESLKSRNKKKKKKCKICKLRSFFRKLNTRLMSNRI; from the exons ATGGCCGTCTATGCCCTCACGGGCTTCTCACTCGTCAGCCTGCTCAGCTTTGGCTATTTGTCCTGGGACTGGATGAAGCCCAGTTTGGTGGCTGATGTGGCCACAGACCCCATGGAGAAATCACCGCCTCCCACCTTCACCAGGCCACCCCACATCATCTTCATTCTGACCGATGACCAGGGCTACCACGACATCGGCTATCACGGCTCAGATATCCAGACGCCGACGCTGgacaggctggcagcagagggTGTGAAGCTGGAGAACTACTACATCCAGCCCATCTGCACCCCGTCCCGGAGCCAGCTGATAACTGGCAG GTACCAGATCCACACAGGATTGCAGCACTCCATCATCCGCCCTCGGCAGCCCAACTGCCTGCCCCTGGACCAGGTCACCCTGCCGCAGAAGCTGCAGGAAGCCGGCTACTCCACGCACATGGTGGGCAAGTGGCACCTTGGCTTCTACAAGAAGGAGTGCCTGCCCACTCGCCGGGGCTTCGACACCTTCCTGGGCTCGCTGACAGGCAACGTGGATTACTACACCTACGACAACTGCGACGGGCCCGACGTCTGCGGCTATGACCTGCACGAGGGGGAGGACGTGGCGTGGGACCAGAGCGGGAAATATTCCACCTTCCTCTACGCCCAGCGAGTCAGCAAGATCCTGGCATCCCACAGCCCCAAGGAGCCCATCTTCATCTACGTGGCCTTCCAAGCGGTGCACACGCCCCTGCAGTCCCCCAAGGAGTACATCTACCGCTACCGCTCCATGGGCAACGTCGCCCGCCGCAAGTACGCGGCCATGGTGACCTGCATGGACGAGGCGGTGAAGAACATCACCTGGGCCCTCAAGAAGCATGGGTACTATGACAACAGTGTGATGGTGTTCTCCACGGACAACGGCGGGCAGACCTTCTCCGGGGGAAGCAACTGGCCGCTCCGGGGTCGCAAAGGGACGTACTGGGAAGGGGGAGTGCGGGGCATTGGTTTTGTCCACAGTCCCCTGATCAAGCGCAAGCGTCGGACAAGCTGGGCGCTGATTCACATTACAGACTGGTACCCTACTCTGGTGAGCCTGGCCAGGGGCAACCTGAGCAATGTCCAAGGCTTGGATGGCTATGATGTCTGGCCTGCTATCAGTGAGGGTAAGGAGTCGCCACGCACCGAAATCTTGCACAACATTGACCCCTTGTACAACCATGCCAAGTACGGCTCCTTGGAGGACGGCTTCGGCATCTGGAACACGGCTGTACAAGCTTCCATCAGGGTTGGGGAGTGGAAGCTCCTCACTGGCGACCCAGGGTACAGCGACTGGATACCCCCACAGACCCTGACCAActtcccagggagctggtggaaCCTGGAGCGTCTCACCAATGGCCTGAGGAAGTCCGTGTGGCTCTTCAACATCACTGCTGACCCCTACGAGCGCTACGACCTCTCAGAGCAGCGCCCAGATGTGGTCAGGAGCCTCCTGATGAGGCTGGTGCACTACAACCGCACGGCCATCCCGGTGCGGTACCCTGCCGAGAACCCCCGCGCTCACCCAGACTTCAACGGCGGCGCCTGGGGGCCTTGGGCCACTGAGGATGAGGGGGAGGAGTGGGAAGGAGGCCGGGAGTCCCTGAAAAGCaggaacaagaagaagaagaagaagtgCAAGATCTGCAAGCTGCGCTCCTTCTTCCGCAAGCTGAACACCAGGCTCATGTCCAACCGCATCTGA